A region of the Primulina eburnea isolate SZY01 chromosome 7, ASM2296580v1, whole genome shotgun sequence genome:
ATTTGTGGAGTAGAGATTAAATTCTTTCGCCCAAATATCAGACAAATTAGTAAAGGTTTCTCGCCTCGTTACATCATATACTGTAACAAAATAACTCGTTAATTTCTTGAACACATCAAAGAAATCGAAGAGATTAAAAGAAACTATTTAAATCAATATGGCTGCGGCATGGAATCAAGGGACAGTGGAGGCAATGTGGGGTACCTGCACTCCCATGCCAAAATAATTAGTTAATAAAAAAAGCACATGACCCACAAGTCAAGTTAGAATGCTCAAGGCCAAGATCATAAATGCTATTCCACTAAGAAAATAATAATCATGCATACTGCttgtttaaatatataaaaaataaaataaattctaGGTGAAGAACCAGTTTCCAATCGTAATCCGTTTTTTTCCATAACAAAAGGtgaaaacatattttaaaacatctaTTTCAGAGGCAGAAGAATAAGGGCTTGGAAATAGGTAAGCTGACAGAATCATTCTTACTAACACATAATATAGTTCACGGTTCACAGAAATCAAGTGGGGAGAAGGTTCAACTGGAGATGATTTTTTAAGCATTTTATGGgtcaaagaaaaaaagaaattgAAGCATTTTTCAGCGCATCAAATTCAAGTCAATCGGTTAATGTTGTCATAACTACAATTGAAAGATAAATCATCATCTATTCTCTCTTTGATTAACAAGGCACAATCAGGTTCATCAAAAAAACTGTATATCAAAGAAAAGTATTTAGATCATAAAGTGTTAATATGTATGCAAGGAGGCCGACAAGTTCTTGTTTACATAATTGCCAAAGGTTTCTGGGTTTACAATTCTTTGTAATGAGTATGCATGAGCGTGTATATCATAAGGTATCAACATTCTATAATGTACACATATTACATCTTAATTTAGACTATAAATGCATGACAAGCGGACAACTATGATACTCTTTCTGTTATGTTGTTCCATGACACAGAGTCATCCAACCAAGAGACATTCATAAGGGCGATCACATATAGCTACAATTGAAGCATCAAATAACAAGCAACAATAATTTCTGACCTCATTCTCACTATCTTAGTTTTTTGGGTATTTCCTTACAAAATGAACATTCAAGAAAAggtattaaaaatatataagagAGTGTACCCATGATTACTCCTTGTGCTCCTCTGTAATATGAACTGGTCAAAGTTCTAAATCTTTCCTGTCCAGCTGcaaaatgagaaatatatgaaTATGCAAATCATTTACATGTTGAACGAGAACGACTCAAGAAAAGCGGCATATAATACATGTCTAAAGCATTCATAAAGCTGCAAACAAAAATCCTGACGAAATAAGTTCATTATAACCACATGGTCAATTGACTGTCCAAAACAAGCTTCTATTCAGTGTCCATTGATGCAAAAAAGTTAAATACCAACATTACCACTATACAGTTTTCATACacaaatttcaaaataattctGAAATCCTCTTGAGAGAGGAAATTGAAAACGGAAACTTCTTTAGCCAATCTTCAAAAGATGATACAGCAAGCCATGACAAATCTTACCAGTGTCCCAAATTGCAAGCTTCAATTTTTTCTCTCCAACTGTAACATGCTTCACCTTGAAATCCACTCCTATAGTCAATCAACAcagcaaataaaaaaaatgacaaaTACACTACCTGAATAGCAGTTCATTGAAGAaacaataattattataagaataATTATTGGCAATATCTCACACCCCAAATTCTTAAGAATAAAAATGGAAGGATATTCTCATCCAGATAACTGTTATAAATGCAACCTGcacattaattaattcaattacaAAGCTTGTGACTAATTAAAAAAGATGAGACAGTTGAAACAAAAATCAGTTCATGAGAACTATTAAACGACAAAGCTTCTCCACTAGATTGaatccattataaattcaatgTTCCCTAATCCAAATTAGCCATCAAAGAGTGGAGAGGATGGGTAAATAACCTCGACATATTAGACGTAATATGCAAACACAAAAATTTTCTATCAAAAACTGGAACACAAAGCCAACCTACCATACTGTTTGTAATCACTTTCCTTAATGGCGATTTTAGACAAAAATAAAATGCCAGAGAACAATCCTTTTTTCGCTGTCGATTAATAGTTATTTAAGACTAAATACTTCTGAAAActtaaaattgttaaaaaaaaaaaaaaattaaaccaaCAACACTTCAGCAGGGAAACTTACCATAAAACTTCAGTCAACTAAAGCTATGCTGCCATAATATGACATCTTATGTTCTGATGATATGATAAGTGTAATATAGCGCGACTATTTGGAAACACATACAATCCAACAACTTAAACttaagaaagaaaaagagaaaaaaagttTTTTGATCAGTCACAAAATGCACACTTCCTGGACCCAAAAACTGAAAAATTCGACTCCAAAAGTAATCTAAGAACAAACGAATAAACAAAGATACGCAACTACAGAGTACATGAGGAAAACTAATAAACCTACCTATTGTAGGAGAGAGATCTTCGAAAGTATCATAAGTAAAGCTAAGCAAAAGACTGCTTTTCCCGACCCCAGAATCACCAATCAACAGCAGCTTAAACAAATAATCAAACTCTGGCAGTGTCCCGGAAGACGAATCCATAATTTAGTCGGAATTCAAGAACCTGGGACAAAAAATCTCGAATCGGTGATCGACAATTCCAAAACCCATCAACGAAAAACAGTAAAAATCAAATCCAGGAAAGCGAACCAGATCGGGAGAAAGATGCGCAGATCTGAATTGTGCACACGTATAGGTACCCGACGTCGTTAATTGAGTGAAAAGGGAGTGTATTGGGACTTACTTTAAAACTAGCCACCAGGTATAATGAAATTTATATAACTGATATATTATACATTCATGACACTTTGTCATCATCACACCAAAACACTTAGGCATCAAAGAACATTGAGTTACGAATCCAAATCAAAATTGTGGCGAAGTCACTAAAGGATTAAGAATTATAATGTGTGAATGTAGAAGGCCATATCTCATTCtcaaaatggaaaaaaaaaactttacatTATTTGACGAAATCGATTGACTACCTCAGagataaatcaatatcaataaatcaaaCACGGGTCTCACAATATAGAATGAAGCATAGGAAATAACCCAAGCATAATGTCAGCAGTAACCCACTTGAGAACCATTTGTGCCAATTAGCAACTCCTTTAGGGCATAAGCATCGATATCTTCCACTTTCACCTGCACACCAAAGTTATCTCATGAGGCAATAGGGAAATGACAATAGGATGAGAACAAAGAGATCACAATCATCAACTTGGGGCAGAAAAATCAATATTGCCctgtattttaatattttcacgTGTCCATAAGCTAGTTTTTCAGATTCGAGGAACTTCATGTTTTCTATCCAAAAATTAACATCCAATTTCTAATGTGTGAATGTAGAAGGCCATATGTCATTCTCaaagtgaaaaaaaaattatattattagaCGAAATTGATTGAATACCCCAaagataaatcaatatcaataaatcaaacactGGTCTCACAATATAGAATGAAGCATAGGAAATAACCCAAGCATAATGTCAGCAAAAACCCACTTGAGAACCATTTGTGCCAATTAGCAACTCCTTTGGGGCATAAGCATCAATATCTTCCACTTTCACCTGCACACCAAAGTTATCTCATGAGGCAATAGGAAAATGACAATACAATGAGAACAAAGAGATCACAATCATCAACTTGGGGCAGAAGAATCAATATTGCCctgtattttaatattttcacgTGTCCATAAGCTAATTTTTCAGATCTGAGGAACTTCACGTTTTCTATCCAAAAATTAACATCCAATTTCAGGGTTGGGTGACAAAACGGAGAAGGGAAGACCCAAATAACACTGAATAACTAATTTGTTCATGATACCACATCGacgtaatatttttaaaaaattatgataaaaatttgagcaaataatgtatttgattcCAATTGTAGTTTCTTGTCATTCCGCCTCATGTTGCACCAAAGATTTAACACAATTTAGTGTTGAAAACACAACGAAACCAGTTACATAATGCTCGAACTTTCTCACAGCCATCCTTAAATTGTAAATTGAGCACAAAAAATAATGATTCACAATATCTAATACCAATTTAACGAGAAAAACAAATCAATCTAAAGTTCATCATAAAGCAAGTAACAGACCAGGACTGCTGGCACACGTTTAAGGTTTAGGCATGTTATCTAGTCTTGGGCCCATTGAAGAGGAACATCAAGAAAGACTCTGGCATAATCGACTATTGACAACTACTTAGTGCAATGAAAATTGCAATAATTTTATCTTTCAATGTAATTCCCAAAACAGATGAAAAAGATTATTTGATTGATGTAAGTcattttagtaattttaagtCCATGACATTTTAGTTCATACTCGTGCCCTAGGTTATGTGAATATGTCACAtccttaaaaaaaatcaaaatatatatcATAGATCCACCTAAAATCCAATTTGGAAGAGATATTTGTAAATCACAAATAATGTAAACCCGGTTCCATTTAGAGGGAATCCAATTACTACattaaataaatttacaaattcaACCCATATTTTTTGTTAAATTCGAATCAACCAAAATAATCGTTGttcttgtaaaaaaataataaaatataataattttaattagaTATTAAAAAAATGTGTACAATTTATTGAACACTTTATTTCTACAAAGGTGTTCTTGtaacaaaataacaaaaaataataattttaattagaTATTAAAAAATGTGTACAGTTTATTGAACACTTTATTTCTACAAacaaaataaatcatcaattaatatCATTTTAAAAGTATTAATCTCCCCACTGCCCACAGCAATTGTGTcgggacccggacactaatcaagttcttaatcatcattggaactaattaatcaattatataacagggtctaaatttttttttttaaggatTGCGGAATgtagtgacataaaaacatatatatacatctcagtatatatataaaagtacaaatcctgtatcacATACATATATTCAACTAAGATTTAACCGCTagtatcaagtgtccaaccctatctctaatccaagtctggagccgccactctaatcacgatccttcttcatctcctcaactCTGAACCTGTcgcacctgttgtcatgtacacatacagacaagacaacagccggataactccggtgagaatataatcccagtataaatcaacgaaacatgcaatcatataaacaaatataaagcatgtaacaggtaacaacaatatgtatcaaaatctgaaacataactaATATCAAACTATCGACAATACTTGTAGCTACAcgatttagactagactcaatcctagtctagggatcccggtttccagaagttgac
Encoded here:
- the LOC140837269 gene encoding ras-related protein RABC1-like isoform X1, with protein sequence MDSSSGTLPEFDYLFKLLLIGDSGVGKSSLLLSFTYDTFEDLSPTIGVDFKVKHVTVGEKKLKLAIWDTAGQERFRTLTSSYYRGAQGVIMVYDVTRRETFTNLSDIWAKEFNLYSTNQDCIKMLVGNIVDKDSERVVSKKEGIDFGREYGCLFIECSAKTRVNVEQCFDELVLKILETPSLLAEGSAVVKRNIFKQKPPESNASTSSCC
- the LOC140837269 gene encoding ras-related protein RABC1-like isoform X2, whose protein sequence is MDSSSGTLPEFDYLFKLLLIGDSGVGKSSLLLSFTYDTFEDLSPTIGVDFKVKHVTVGEKKLKLAIWDTAGQERFRTLTSSYYRGAQGVIMVYDVTRRETFTNLSDIWAKEFNLYSTNQDCIKMLVGNIVDKDSERVVSKKEGIDFGREYGCLFIECSAKTRVNVEQCFDELVLKVSVFAFMASKYGASH